Proteins from one Victivallis lenta genomic window:
- a CDS encoding prepilin-type N-terminal cleavage/methylation domain-containing protein → MKRKHFTLIELLVVIAIIAILASMLLPALNRARDRGKDIKCINNLKNMGNAFQFYAADFEDRFPIPQLGPGEYNKNYWVLGLKPYIAKTKVSGTENYGEILICPRDMQEIRIVGYNPMTNYAINGHIDPSDAGTKLRKVTSCPNPSTRGLVTDFKCQTNKSCLWRRWENPLIRFDFRHGEAINLLFVDGHASRYSDKGQISTEQNNWNASMTGTATFGGW, encoded by the coding sequence ATGAAACGGAAACATTTCACTCTGATCGAACTTCTGGTCGTTATCGCAATCATCGCCATTCTCGCGTCGATGCTCCTGCCGGCACTGAACCGGGCGCGGGACCGTGGAAAAGACATCAAATGCATCAATAATCTGAAGAATATGGGAAATGCCTTTCAGTTTTATGCCGCTGATTTCGAAGATCGCTTTCCTATTCCGCAACTCGGTCCTGGGGAATACAACAAAAACTACTGGGTGCTCGGTCTGAAGCCGTATATCGCCAAAACTAAAGTTTCCGGGACGGAAAACTACGGTGAAATCCTGATCTGCCCACGCGATATGCAGGAGATTCGGATCGTGGGTTACAATCCCATGACCAACTATGCCATCAACGGCCACATCGATCCCAGCGACGCCGGAACAAAGCTGAGGAAAGTAACCAGCTGCCCAAATCCGAGCACGCGGGGACTGGTCACGGATTTTAAGTGTCAGACCAATAAAAGCTGCCTGTGGCGGCGCTGGGAAAATCCGCTGATCCGCTTCGACTTCCGTCATGGAGAGGCCATCAACCTGCTCTTTGTCGACGGACACGCATCACGATACAGCGACAAAGGCCAAATCAGTACTGAGCAAAACAACTGGAATGCTTCGATGACCGGGACAGCAACTTTCGGCGGCTGGTAA
- a CDS encoding LacI family DNA-binding transcriptional regulator has product MKRVCLKDVAEAAGVSAVTASIVLNGGSTRSRARVGAARQEEIRRIAAELGYRASAAARILKCKELNDIGLLFFENAQNIREHVGFTDLNIQFTRTCRELGIRCQVDWFDSLHHPDELPGLLTDGLVGGLLIAGNPNGESERFLREQCRMPFVRIEEPGEYSVMFDPAPALREALEYLAATGHRRLGFVNGPARFQRYRHIRGIVASETARLGMESPQEFYYEAEPYEDFSVDAVLAERRLMDCGEPPDAVLVSSAVLGKAFVSLLQQRGLRVPLDVGVVCFEATDWDALKFVPRLTAVEYDYTEIAARAVRMLQELMKSGTVREPRLLVPERFTVRDTVIDRRGRKQ; this is encoded by the coding sequence ATGAAGCGGGTTTGCCTGAAGGACGTGGCGGAAGCGGCGGGGGTGTCGGCGGTGACGGCGTCGATCGTGCTGAACGGCGGCAGCACGCGGAGCCGGGCGCGGGTCGGCGCCGCGCGGCAGGAGGAGATCCGCCGGATCGCGGCGGAGCTCGGCTACCGGGCAAGCGCGGCGGCGCGGATTCTGAAGTGCAAGGAGCTGAACGACATCGGGCTGCTGTTCTTCGAAAATGCGCAGAATATCCGCGAACACGTCGGCTTCACGGATCTGAACATTCAGTTCACGCGGACCTGCCGGGAACTCGGAATCCGCTGCCAGGTAGACTGGTTCGACTCCCTGCACCACCCGGACGAGCTGCCGGGGCTGCTGACCGACGGGCTGGTCGGCGGGCTGCTGATCGCCGGGAATCCGAACGGGGAGTCGGAACGCTTCCTGCGCGAGCAGTGCCGCATGCCCTTCGTGCGGATCGAGGAGCCGGGGGAATACTCGGTCATGTTCGACCCTGCTCCGGCGCTGCGTGAAGCGCTCGAATACCTGGCCGCGACAGGCCATCGCCGGCTCGGCTTCGTCAACGGTCCGGCACGCTTTCAACGCTACCGGCACATCCGCGGGATCGTCGCCTCCGAGACGGCCCGGCTCGGCATGGAGTCCCCGCAGGAGTTCTACTACGAAGCCGAGCCGTACGAAGATTTCTCAGTCGATGCGGTGCTGGCCGAACGGAGGCTCATGGACTGCGGAGAACCTCCCGATGCGGTTCTGGTCAGCAGCGCCGTGCTCGGCAAGGCGTTCGTGAGCCTCCTGCAGCAGCGGGGGCTGCGCGTGCCGCTCGACGTCGGCGTCGTCTGCTTCGAGGCGACCGACTGGGATGCGCTGAAGTTCGTGCCGCGGCTCACCGCAGTCGAATACGATTATACGGAAATCGCCGCGCGCGCCGTACGGATGCTGCAGGAACTCATGAAGAGCGGCACAGTCCGGGAGCCGCGGCTGCTGGTCCCGGAACGCTTCACGGTGCGGGATACCGTAATCGACCGGCGCGGCAGGAAACAATAA
- a CDS encoding family 78 glycoside hydrolase catalytic domain, translating into MPTAAHRRSAFAIFDPAYSAREPYPPAPLLPRWLYLRSEYECFLLERMRRDVEEAKLRVGYPGCFHTPFRVIRYRCRTVRGGFTLRIHGRPEEARLDGRPLTLPEPGGDGCIRIQSGPGLLELRIAAPDGSIPALAAETGDWEASADGISYSPAVPGGAPDDTRLPELSVTPVEFAPGRYDAGRELLARVEVHSASRPQFGCGESLSELENHDAAHFEQSLELRESAPGIWTTPQPLAFRYLRVEAGSPVEVVCRAVFAPAQYRGAFAADPELTRIWMHAAYTLRICRYHFLIDGVKRDRLPWVGDLALSLLANAYAFGDPEPVRRTLAVLGRAGIREQHLNGIVDYSLWFLICHDLYQLYWADAAFLELQRGELTDHIEVLLARSEETGFLPSEGSWLFIDWVKFPKESALQILFHWALRAARKLMERLGEQQTAERCAERAGRLKEQLFRTAFDAERGLFFATPGEPASGFFRHPNFLAIPAGLLSEEQQRPVVAALLGDELPPVGTPYMAAVEIWALHRAGASLAGIERIRRIWGGMLKQGASTFFEAYREGAEGEELYSFYGRRFGLSLCHAWSAGPAALLPMLFSGCEPVADGWKKHTPCRELPDGAAVTIPTPSGALAFEAVSSGPEPSSGNDN; encoded by the coding sequence ATGCCGACCGCCGCCCACCGCCGTTCCGCATTCGCGATTTTCGATCCGGCCTACTCCGCGCGGGAGCCGTACCCGCCCGCACCGCTGCTGCCGCGCTGGCTCTATCTGCGCTCCGAATATGAGTGTTTTCTGCTCGAACGCATGCGGCGGGATGTGGAAGAGGCAAAACTCCGGGTCGGGTATCCGGGCTGTTTTCATACGCCGTTCCGTGTCATTCGTTACCGCTGCCGGACAGTGCGGGGCGGCTTTACGCTCCGCATTCACGGCAGGCCGGAGGAGGCGAGGCTGGACGGCAGGCCGCTCACGCTCCCGGAACCCGGCGGAGACGGCTGCATCCGCATCCAATCCGGTCCAGGACTGCTGGAACTCCGGATTGCCGCGCCGGACGGTTCCATCCCCGCTCTCGCCGCCGAAACCGGCGACTGGGAAGCGTCGGCGGACGGCATATCGTATTCGCCCGCCGTTCCGGGCGGCGCACCGGATGACACGCGGCTGCCGGAGCTCTCCGTCACGCCGGTGGAGTTCGCTCCCGGCCGTTACGATGCCGGACGCGAGCTGCTCGCCCGGGTTGAGGTTCATTCGGCTTCGCGTCCGCAATTCGGGTGCGGAGAATCGCTCTCCGAACTTGAAAACCACGACGCAGCGCATTTCGAACAGAGTCTGGAACTGCGGGAATCCGCCCCGGGGATCTGGACGACGCCGCAGCCGCTCGCGTTCCGCTACCTGCGCGTCGAAGCCGGCTCCCCGGTCGAAGTCGTCTGCCGCGCCGTCTTCGCCCCGGCGCAGTACCGGGGCGCATTTGCGGCCGATCCGGAGCTCACCCGAATCTGGATGCATGCGGCCTATACGTTGCGGATCTGCCGGTATCACTTCCTGATCGATGGCGTGAAACGCGACCGGCTGCCGTGGGTCGGCGATCTCGCGCTGAGCCTGCTGGCCAACGCATATGCCTTCGGCGACCCGGAACCGGTGCGCCGCACGCTCGCCGTGCTTGGACGTGCCGGAATCCGCGAACAGCATTTGAACGGAATCGTCGATTATTCTCTCTGGTTCCTGATCTGTCACGACCTGTACCAGCTCTACTGGGCGGATGCCGCATTCCTCGAACTCCAGCGGGGAGAGCTGACGGACCATATCGAAGTCCTGCTGGCGCGGTCCGAAGAGACGGGCTTCCTGCCGTCGGAAGGGAGCTGGCTCTTCATCGACTGGGTGAAGTTCCCGAAGGAGAGCGCGCTCCAGATCCTGTTCCACTGGGCGCTCAGAGCGGCGCGGAAGCTGATGGAACGGCTTGGCGAACAGCAAACTGCGGAACGCTGCGCGGAACGGGCCGGACGCCTGAAGGAGCAGCTGTTCCGGACGGCGTTCGACGCGGAGCGCGGACTTTTCTTCGCAACTCCCGGAGAACCCGCCTCCGGCTTCTTCCGCCATCCGAATTTCCTGGCGATCCCGGCCGGGCTGCTTTCGGAGGAACAGCAGCGCCCGGTCGTCGCCGCGCTGCTCGGAGACGAACTTCCGCCGGTCGGAACCCCGTACATGGCCGCGGTCGAAATCTGGGCGCTTCACAGGGCCGGCGCTTCTCTGGCGGGCATCGAACGAATCCGCAGGATCTGGGGCGGCATGCTGAAACAGGGAGCCAGCACCTTCTTCGAAGCTTACCGGGAAGGTGCGGAGGGGGAAGAACTCTACTCGTTCTACGGCCGCCGTTTCGGCCTGAGCCTCTGCCACGCCTGGAGCGCCGGCCCCGCGGCGCTGCTGCCGATGCTCTTCTCCGGCTGCGAGCCGGTCGCGGACGGCTGGAAAAAGCACACCCCGTGCCGGGAGCTCCCGGACGGGGCGGCGGTCACGATCCCGACCCCATCGGGAGCGCTGGCATTCGAAGCGGTCAGTTCCGGACCAGAACCGAGTAGCGGTAATGATAACTGA
- a CDS encoding complex I 24 kDa subunit family protein codes for MQETMETTQAMIDHLAAVNKILEKNNYSEGRLIPILQEVQAVYKYLSKDMISYVATSIGVPPSRVYGVATFYAHFSMQPKGKYIIKLCDGTACHVKKSHSILHALYEKLKLSDEKRTTDDLLFTVETVSCLGACGLAPVMLVNDSVHGQMTPEKTDAIIDQVIAEEKAANQ; via the coding sequence ATGCAGGAAACCATGGAAACCACCCAGGCGATGATCGACCATCTCGCCGCGGTAAACAAAATTCTGGAGAAGAACAACTACTCCGAAGGACGGCTGATTCCGATTCTTCAGGAGGTTCAGGCTGTTTATAAATATCTGTCGAAAGACATGATCAGCTATGTCGCGACCAGCATCGGCGTCCCGCCGTCGCGGGTCTACGGCGTGGCGACCTTCTACGCCCATTTCTCGATGCAGCCGAAGGGCAAATACATCATCAAGCTCTGCGACGGCACCGCCTGCCACGTCAAGAAGTCGCACAGCATTCTGCACGCCCTCTATGAGAAGCTCAAGCTCTCCGACGAGAAGCGCACGACGGACGATCTTCTCTTCACCGTCGAAACCGTCAGCTGCCTCGGAGCCTGCGGCCTCGCTCCGGTCATGCTGGTCAACGATTCCGTGCACGGCCAGATGACGCCGGAAAAGACCGACGCGATCATCGATCAGGTCATCGCGGAAGAAAAAGCCGCCAATCAGTAA
- a CDS encoding beta-galactosidase: MRTFFAVFTILNFMFAIHAADIAMCDNYQTDFDNLKSGGIYLQEFWRVDDWRYQAQSLAVVGHNGGKALNVTAKNGHHARIYITPRRSGGGSVSFDFTPGNGIWTFFGFKPEKAKWDEFQAALLFPPASDGKLYRLADGKKAELPGTSFSAGSTCRVTLAYRYGNGKGIYRFSVEAPNEKNCWRSEWLPFETAADRPVGIFEIRSIEWNKPESASNGIVDNFIFEGDRSFAKPEIRSSRFSHLFRRGEPVGLNVFITAGEIPLNTAATVTVTDAYGKTVHTQTEPVTAATGKSIRFPVEVPSEKLEKLGLYHASLNIGGDHPVSAESTFGILTETAGDCTSFDSPFGAFLYPLDGTLYAEYGPDYMRLAVQQMRELGIRWVRCNFHWYSVEPEKGKFHWGKMGELVDELYRQDMHAFAELVNTTRWATSRNSEAGGSVDTGREWQSVAPRNFADWETFCARTAERFKGKIKVYEIWNEPGAPRNGNSNGFWRDSSENFIEIIKHGAEAIRSIDPEAKIMVSGFRAVDAGRHFENFVERVLPQVIQEIDIISFHHWGSDAWSPKIYDLKRLMKEYERELPYWDSEGPGAGKTPDCIKNFIWTWSMGAEKVFPFIYNLPRYPDRSLVNPDYTPTPGTMTFATMTRFLAGLKPEGQVNAGPAVRAFSFSNGKRRIVAAWSELPDNRPATATLSGLIGGFDHYGNPLEAVKKGSYGRNSIIIGAAPCFLELDFDGLDPHAAAQKP; the protein is encoded by the coding sequence ATGAGAACATTTTTCGCCGTTTTCACCATTCTCAATTTCATGTTCGCAATCCATGCTGCCGACATTGCCATGTGCGACAACTACCAAACCGATTTCGACAACCTGAAGTCCGGCGGGATCTACCTTCAGGAGTTCTGGAGGGTGGATGACTGGCGTTATCAGGCGCAAAGCCTGGCCGTTGTCGGACACAATGGTGGAAAAGCGCTGAATGTCACGGCCAAAAACGGCCATCATGCCCGGATCTACATCACACCACGCCGCTCCGGCGGCGGCAGTGTCTCATTCGATTTCACTCCCGGCAACGGAATCTGGACCTTCTTCGGTTTCAAGCCGGAAAAAGCCAAGTGGGACGAATTTCAGGCGGCCCTGCTTTTTCCGCCGGCCTCTGACGGCAAGCTCTACCGGCTGGCCGACGGAAAAAAAGCGGAACTGCCCGGAACAAGCTTTTCCGCCGGCTCAACCTGCCGCGTAACCCTCGCTTATCGCTACGGGAATGGTAAAGGCATATACCGTTTCTCGGTCGAAGCCCCAAATGAAAAAAACTGCTGGCGTTCCGAATGGCTGCCGTTTGAAACCGCAGCCGATCGTCCAGTCGGCATTTTCGAAATCCGCAGCATCGAATGGAACAAGCCCGAATCCGCAAGCAACGGTATCGTTGATAACTTCATTTTTGAAGGCGACCGCTCGTTTGCCAAGCCGGAAATTCGCAGCAGCCGCTTCAGCCACCTGTTCCGCCGCGGAGAGCCGGTCGGTCTGAATGTCTTCATCACCGCCGGAGAGATTCCGCTGAACACCGCAGCCACCGTAACAGTGACCGATGCTTATGGAAAAACGGTTCACACTCAAACAGAACCAGTGACAGCCGCAACAGGCAAATCTATCCGGTTTCCCGTCGAAGTTCCATCCGAAAAACTGGAAAAGCTCGGTCTTTACCATGCTTCGCTGAATATCGGGGGAGACCACCCCGTTTCTGCCGAATCGACATTTGGCATTCTTACCGAAACTGCCGGGGACTGCACATCGTTCGATTCTCCATTCGGTGCATTCCTCTACCCGCTTGATGGCACTCTGTACGCGGAATACGGCCCCGATTACATGCGTCTCGCAGTACAGCAGATGCGAGAGCTCGGCATCCGCTGGGTCCGCTGTAATTTTCACTGGTACAGCGTCGAACCCGAAAAAGGGAAGTTCCACTGGGGAAAGATGGGAGAACTGGTCGATGAACTTTACCGGCAGGACATGCACGCATTCGCCGAACTCGTTAATACGACACGCTGGGCGACCAGCCGCAACAGCGAAGCCGGCGGTTCGGTCGATACCGGCCGCGAATGGCAGAGTGTCGCACCGCGCAATTTCGCGGACTGGGAAACTTTCTGTGCCCGTACTGCAGAACGGTTCAAAGGGAAAATCAAAGTCTACGAAATCTGGAATGAACCCGGAGCACCGCGCAATGGAAACAGCAATGGCTTCTGGCGCGACTCCTCGGAAAATTTCATTGAAATCATCAAACATGGCGCCGAGGCGATCCGTTCAATTGATCCGGAAGCAAAAATCATGGTCTCCGGTTTTCGCGCAGTTGATGCCGGCAGACATTTTGAAAACTTTGTCGAACGGGTTCTGCCGCAGGTGATTCAGGAAATCGACATCATCAGTTTTCATCACTGGGGCTCCGATGCCTGGAGTCCGAAAATTTACGATCTGAAACGGCTGATGAAGGAGTATGAACGCGAGCTGCCATACTGGGATTCCGAAGGGCCCGGCGCCGGAAAAACGCCGGACTGCATCAAGAACTTCATCTGGACCTGGAGCATGGGTGCGGAAAAAGTATTCCCGTTCATTTACAATCTTCCGCGTTATCCGGACCGGAGCCTCGTCAATCCGGATTATACGCCTACCCCCGGAACCATGACTTTCGCAACCATGACCCGCTTCCTCGCCGGGCTGAAGCCCGAGGGACAAGTTAACGCCGGTCCCGCTGTCCGCGCCTTTTCATTCTCGAACGGCAAACGGCGAATCGTCGCGGCGTGGTCCGAGCTGCCGGACAACCGGCCCGCCACGGCAACTCTCTCCGGACTCATCGGCGGCTTCGACCACTACGGCAATCCGCTGGAGGCAGTGAAAAAGGGCAGCTACGGCCGCAATTCGATTATCATCGGAGCTGCTCCGTGCTTCCTGGAGCTGGACTTTGACGGCCTTGATCCGCATGCAGCAGCACAAAAGCCATAA
- a CDS encoding NADH:flavin oxidoreductase — translation MPNRISTPLAINGMTLRNRFVRSATHEGLASREGVYTPELAAVYERLGRAGLGLVVTGHAFVSPEGRAGRNQAAADSDGCIGPWHETVDRVHASGTKIVLQLAHAGGAAADAASAVGPSPFVSGRNRPPCREASAGEIAHIVRSFAEAALRAKRAGFDGVQLHAAHGYLISQFLSGFYNHRSDAYGGTPENRARLLLEILGAVRTEVGRDYPVLAKINCEDFAPGGFSAAECIRLCRELERHGLDAVELSGGIPEAGPLLSPVRTVDPQPDGPVYYEECARELRRGLSIPLLLVGGVRDAAAAERLLAEEICDGVSLSRPLIRDPEIVRRWLAGETARSTCVSCNGCFRPILTGRGLFCPRDQRGARNHDS, via the coding sequence ATGCCCAACAGAATCAGTACGCCGTTGGCCATCAACGGAATGACGCTTCGGAACCGGTTCGTCCGGTCCGCCACCCACGAAGGGCTCGCCTCCCGGGAAGGCGTTTATACGCCGGAACTTGCGGCCGTTTACGAACGGCTCGGCCGCGCCGGGCTCGGGCTTGTCGTCACCGGGCACGCGTTCGTTTCTCCCGAAGGGCGCGCCGGCCGGAATCAGGCCGCCGCCGATTCCGACGGCTGCATCGGCCCGTGGCACGAAACGGTGGATCGCGTCCACGCTTCCGGCACAAAGATCGTGCTTCAGCTCGCCCACGCCGGAGGGGCGGCGGCGGATGCCGCTTCCGCAGTCGGGCCGTCGCCCTTCGTCTCCGGCCGGAATCGGCCGCCCTGCCGGGAGGCATCTGCCGGGGAGATTGCCCATATTGTCCGGAGCTTTGCCGAAGCCGCGCTCCGGGCCAAACGGGCCGGGTTCGACGGCGTGCAGCTTCACGCCGCCCACGGCTACCTGATCAGCCAGTTTCTCTCCGGTTTTTACAATCACCGTTCCGACGCATACGGAGGTACGCCGGAAAACCGGGCCCGGCTGCTCCTGGAAATACTCGGGGCGGTCCGGACCGAAGTCGGCCGGGACTATCCGGTCCTCGCTAAAATCAACTGCGAGGATTTCGCGCCGGGCGGCTTCAGCGCCGCCGAGTGCATCCGGCTCTGCCGCGAACTCGAGCGGCATGGCCTCGATGCGGTGGAGCTTTCGGGCGGAATCCCGGAGGCGGGGCCGCTGCTGAGCCCGGTCCGCACCGTCGACCCGCAGCCGGACGGCCCGGTTTATTATGAGGAATGCGCGCGCGAGCTCCGGCGCGGGCTTTCGATTCCGCTCCTGCTGGTCGGCGGCGTCCGCGACGCCGCCGCGGCGGAACGGCTGCTCGCGGAGGAGATCTGCGACGGCGTGTCGCTCTCCCGCCCGCTGATCCGCGACCCGGAAATCGTCAGACGCTGGCTCGCCGGAGAAACGGCCCGTTCGACATGCGTCAGCTGCAACGGCTGCTTCCGCCCGATTCTGACCGGCAGAGGCCTTTTCTGCCCCCGCGATCAAAGAGGAGCCCGGAATCATGACTCGTAA
- a CDS encoding beta-galactosidase, producing the protein MDFKRTLGMAFAAVGFSLAAAPAVTDNPYGVCAHVSRGELDIAPQEFKRMHEADINWVRTDFDWHGVEPKQGAWDFSRLDKLIPLAKQANVSILPILDYDVPWATPAWRHPDAWGGYVRRIVSRYAKDLRYWEVWNEQNGSGFWRDRPSGANYVPLLKRAYEEIKKIDPELTVLYGGTAGVPLGYIEDSLKAGAGAYFDVMNIHPYHWQGVPELMIAEFRDLGALMKKYGVGDKPLWITEVGWSTALPPVFYREVLPAAFRRAGIDPAKTTAAAVCDMEKGFSGAAHLNQSGNLAMFRQVDEIGLDRLRGLSVERYPVLVPTGGEEFPAEYIPALVDYVKRGGTLLLPSGLPFYYDLRSDGGKVQVNDKYLKQFHIGWDAWWTKEGVPEKESYQKPAPEFDGAFKIDFKPAARFLHDRNLRPGDEFIPVIEAGTDTYKGAVAALYKLDSDLKGNIIVCTTLAVSETVPESQQAEMLPRTYLIALASGVERIFWYNFRSGEWQPDEREAHFGIVRKNLEPKPSFRAYRTLSRLCPSGSTVPVLTRRGETYLAGWTRPDGMKVWAVWTSLRPEKIRLDVRGNVVEALNHLGEKQPVPGSGYAASPAILYLVGPESVSAEPL; encoded by the coding sequence ATGGACTTCAAACGAACACTGGGCATGGCATTCGCCGCGGTCGGTTTCTCCCTCGCGGCGGCTCCGGCGGTCACGGACAATCCCTACGGCGTCTGCGCCCATGTCAGCCGCGGCGAACTCGATATCGCGCCGCAGGAATTCAAGCGCATGCACGAGGCGGACATCAACTGGGTCCGCACCGACTTCGACTGGCACGGCGTCGAGCCGAAGCAGGGGGCCTGGGATTTCAGCCGCCTCGACAAGCTCATTCCGCTCGCGAAACAGGCGAACGTCAGCATCCTGCCGATTCTCGACTACGACGTTCCGTGGGCGACTCCGGCCTGGCGGCATCCCGATGCGTGGGGCGGTTACGTCCGCCGGATCGTGTCGCGTTACGCGAAGGACCTGCGGTACTGGGAGGTCTGGAACGAGCAGAACGGCAGCGGCTTCTGGAGAGACAGGCCGAGCGGCGCGAACTATGTTCCGCTGCTGAAGCGCGCCTATGAAGAGATCAAGAAGATCGATCCGGAGCTGACCGTCCTTTACGGCGGCACCGCCGGGGTTCCGCTCGGCTATATCGAGGACTCGCTCAAGGCCGGCGCCGGGGCGTATTTCGACGTCATGAACATCCATCCGTATCACTGGCAGGGAGTGCCGGAGCTGATGATCGCCGAATTCCGGGACCTCGGGGCGCTGATGAAAAAATACGGCGTCGGCGACAAGCCGCTCTGGATCACCGAAGTCGGCTGGTCGACGGCGCTGCCGCCGGTTTTCTACCGGGAAGTACTGCCGGCAGCCTTCCGGCGGGCCGGAATCGATCCGGCGAAGACCACGGCGGCGGCGGTCTGCGATATGGAGAAGGGCTTTTCGGGCGCCGCGCATCTCAACCAGAGCGGGAACCTGGCCATGTTCCGGCAGGTCGACGAGATCGGCCTCGACCGGCTCCGCGGCCTCTCCGTCGAACGTTATCCTGTGCTGGTTCCGACCGGCGGGGAGGAGTTTCCGGCGGAATACATTCCGGCGCTGGTCGATTACGTGAAGCGCGGCGGCACGCTTCTGCTGCCGTCCGGGCTGCCGTTCTACTACGACCTCCGCTCCGACGGCGGGAAGGTTCAGGTGAACGACAAATACCTGAAGCAGTTCCATATCGGCTGGGATGCATGGTGGACGAAGGAGGGCGTGCCGGAGAAGGAGAGCTACCAGAAGCCCGCGCCGGAGTTCGACGGCGCGTTCAAGATCGATTTCAAGCCGGCAGCCCGCTTTCTGCATGACCGGAACCTCAGGCCCGGCGACGAATTCATCCCGGTCATCGAGGCCGGAACCGACACGTACAAAGGTGCGGTCGCCGCGCTTTACAAACTGGACAGCGACCTGAAGGGGAACATCATCGTCTGCACGACGCTGGCCGTTTCCGAGACCGTTCCGGAATCGCAGCAGGCCGAAATGCTGCCGCGCACCTATCTCATCGCGCTGGCCAGCGGCGTCGAGCGGATTTTCTGGTACAACTTCCGTTCCGGGGAGTGGCAGCCGGACGAACGGGAGGCCCATTTCGGCATCGTGCGGAAAAATCTGGAGCCCAAACCGTCGTTCCGGGCCTATCGGACGCTGAGCCGGCTCTGTCCCTCCGGCTCGACCGTGCCGGTCCTGACCCGCAGAGGGGAGACATATCTCGCCGGCTGGACGCGCCCGGACGGAATGAAGGTCTGGGCTGTCTGGACCTCGCTGCGGCCGGAGAAGATCCGTCTTGACGTCAGGGGGAACGTTGTCGAAGCGCTGAACCATCTCGGGGAGAAGCAGCCGGTTCCGGGAAGCGGGTATGCCGCCTCCCCGGCGATCCTCTACCTGGTCGGCCCCGAATCGGTTTCAGCCGAACCGCTCTGA
- a CDS encoding type II secretion system protein codes for MKKKRFTLIELLVVVAIIAILAGMLLPALNRARESARGSKCLNNKKQAMLAQIQYSGDFDNYYIGYMQNKANDTTAGLWVGLLSCRPDAGGVYNVQDGGYVGRASLQCPSLKARNAPGDASFDSYHSVFGIDHSPADSTRATTLGDYILSRLQDPEYYVFALSRMKRPGDILIFADTLKVSNGYSFARFRCSSDEETAGVVMAHGGRTAASFADGHAAMHTGKELNAMPYNLKFWYGGTDGTVGN; via the coding sequence ATGAAAAAAAAGAGATTTACGTTGATTGAACTTCTTGTTGTTGTTGCAATTATTGCGATCCTCGCGGGGATGCTGCTGCCGGCTCTGAACCGGGCGCGTGAGAGCGCGCGGGGAAGCAAATGCCTCAACAACAAGAAACAGGCGATGCTGGCGCAGATCCAGTATTCCGGCGATTTTGACAATTACTATATCGGTTACATGCAGAACAAAGCCAACGATACGACCGCGGGGCTGTGGGTCGGGCTTCTCTCCTGCCGGCCGGATGCAGGCGGCGTGTACAACGTGCAGGACGGCGGCTATGTCGGCCGCGCCTCGCTTCAGTGTCCGTCGCTGAAGGCCAGGAACGCTCCGGGGGATGCGTCCTTCGATTCCTATCACAGCGTATTCGGAATCGACCACAGCCCGGCGGACAGCACCCGCGCGACGACGCTGGGAGATTATATCCTCTCCCGTTTACAGGACCCGGAATATTACGTGTTCGCGTTGTCGCGGATGAAACGCCCGGGCGATATCCTCATCTTCGCCGATACGCTCAAGGTGAGCAACGGATACTCGTTCGCCCGGTTCCGGTGCAGCTCCGACGAGGAGACGGCGGGCGTGGTCATGGCGCACGGCGGACGGACCGCCGCCTCGTTCGCCGACGGACATGCCGCCATGCATACGGGAAAAGAGCTCAACGCCATGCCGTACAACCTCAAGTTCTGGTATGGCGGCACGGACGGCACGGTCGGCAACTGA
- a CDS encoding redox-sensing transcriptional repressor Rex, translated as MANVKVPKLPTIRRLPTYLYKLSEMRKAGVEIVATPELARYMNLGEIVIRKDLALTGVSGQPGVGYKVRELIEAIKSYLNWDNVSEAILVGAGSLGSALMGYEGFEEYGLRIIAAFDADPAKIGTEVRERSVFDIDRLEELTRRLQVRMGIICVPADQAQDVADRMVAGGIKAIWNFANVSLKVPDDVIVQREVIAGGLAVLSVKMSRKLVEEDSQE; from the coding sequence ATGGCGAATGTGAAGGTTCCGAAGCTGCCGACGATCCGGCGGCTGCCTACCTATCTCTATAAGCTGTCCGAAATGCGCAAGGCCGGTGTTGAAATCGTTGCGACTCCGGAACTTGCACGCTATATGAATCTCGGTGAAATCGTCATCCGCAAAGACCTCGCGCTGACCGGCGTCTCCGGCCAGCCGGGAGTCGGCTACAAGGTCCGGGAGCTGATCGAAGCGATCAAGAGCTACCTGAACTGGGACAATGTGTCGGAGGCGATTCTGGTCGGCGCCGGCTCCCTCGGCAGCGCTCTCATGGGCTACGAGGGGTTCGAGGAGTACGGGCTGCGGATCATCGCCGCCTTCGATGCGGATCCGGCCAAAATCGGCACCGAGGTGCGCGAGCGCAGCGTCTTCGACATCGACCGGCTCGAGGAGCTGACCCGGCGGCTTCAGGTCCGGATGGGCATCATCTGCGTTCCGGCCGATCAGGCCCAGGACGTCGCGGACCGCATGGTGGCCGGCGGAATCAAGGCGATCTGGAACTTCGCCAACGTCAGTTTGAAAGTGCCGGACGACGTGATCGTCCAACGCGAAGTCATCGCCGGCGGCCTCGCCGTCCTTTCGGTCAAGATGAGCCGGAAGCTCGTCGAAGAGGATTCCCAGGAGTGA